The proteins below are encoded in one region of Aphelocoma coerulescens isolate FSJ_1873_10779 chromosome 4, UR_Acoe_1.0, whole genome shotgun sequence:
- the LOC138109434 gene encoding glycerol-3-phosphate acyltransferase 3-like isoform X4: MKWANLQIEEGVKKQKALALENLISTGSFPRAGIIQRDETPMEEQVAGRCRGCFSLADVMYFSKKGCEAVAEDEVTQRFSSEELLSWNLLSRTNANLHHTNWKLAAVWVTGILFRYCLLLPFRICLSVFSILLLVLATTVVGQFPNGRVKGWLSNQVQMVCATLGIRCLSGLVHFHNRENKPQKGGICVANHTSPLDVLVLASDGCYSLVGQVHGGLMGLIQKSCMQTSQHVLFERSEMKDRHLVRKRIREHIADKAKLPILIFPEGTCINNTSVMMFKKGSFEVGGTIHPVAIKYDPRFGDAFWNSTKHSIMTYAFNVLTSWAIVCNVWYLPPMVKEEEEDAVHFADRVKAVIAARAGMSVLPWDGGLKRKKVKESFKEEQQKKYCQIVIENGSVGNGNVC, from the exons GCTCATTTCCTCGTGCAGGGATCATCCAGAGAGATGAGACCCCCATGGAAGAGCAGGTTGCTGGCCGATGCCGAGGATGTTTCAGCCTTGCTGATGTCATGTACTTCTCCAAGAAGGGCTGTGAGGCAGTTGCAGAAGATGAAGTCACTCAGCGGTTCTCCTCCGAGGAGCTGCTGTCCTGGAATCTGCTCAGCAGAACCAATGCTAACCTGCACCATACCAACTGGAAACTGGCTGCTGTGTGGGTCACTGGCATCCTATTTCGGTATTgcctcctgctgcctttccG CATCTGCTTGTCTGTTTTCAGCATCCTGTTGCTGGTGTTGGCCACTACAGTAGTGGGACAGTTTCCAAATGGCAG AGTTAAAGGCTGGCTGAGCAACCAGGTCCAGATGGTATGTGCCACCTTGGGTATCCGATGTCTGAGTGGCCTTGTTCATTTCCACAACAG GGAAAACAAACCACAGAAAGGAGGCATCTGTGTAGCCAACCACACGTCTCCATTGGATGTCCTAGTCCTGGCCAGTGATGGATGCTATTCCTTG GTTGGCCAGGTACATGGAGGGCTTATGGGACTTATTCAAAAATCCTGCATGCAAACCTCTCAGCATGTCTTGTTTGAACGCTCGGAAATGAAAGACCGTCACCTGGTGAGGAAAAG AATTAGAGAACACATTGCAGATAAGGCCAAGTTACCCATTTTAATTTTCCCAGAAG GTACCTGCATTAACAACACATCTGTAATGATGTTTAAGAAGGGAAGCTTTGAGGTAGGAGGAACCATCCATCCAGTAGCAATCAAG TATGACCCCCGCTTTGGAGATGCcttctggaacagcacaaagcaTTCCATCATGACCTATGCTTTTAATGTATTGACCAGCTGGGCTATTGTCTGCAATGTGTGGTACCTGCCACCGATGGTCAAAGAG gaagaagAAGATGCTGTTCACTTTGCTGACAGAGTCAAGGCTGTCATCGCTGCTCGGGCAGGAATGTCTGTGCTTCCTTG GGACGGGggactgaaaaggaaaaaagtcaaagAGTCTTTCAAGGAAGagcaacagaaaaaatattgtcaGATAGTAATAGAAAATGGATCTGTGGGAAACGGAAATGTTTGTTAA
- the LOC138109434 gene encoding glycerol-3-phosphate acyltransferase 3-like isoform X5 produces MEEQVAGRCRGCFSLADVMYFSKKGCEAVAEDEVTQRFSSEELLSWNLLSRTNANLHHTNWKLAAVWVTGILFRYCLLLPFRICLSVFSILLLVLATTVVGQFPNGRVKGWLSNQVQMVCATLGIRCLSGLVHFHNRENKPQKGGICVANHTSPLDVLVLASDGCYSLVGQVHGGLMGLIQKSCMQTSQHVLFERSEMKDRHLVRKRIREHIADKAKLPILIFPEGTCINNTSVMMFKKGSFEVGGTIHPVAIKYDPRFGDAFWNSTKHSIMTYAFNVLTSWAIVCNVWYLPPMVKEEEEDAVHFADRVKAVIAARAGMSVLPWDGGLKRKKVKESFKEEQQKKYCQIVIENGSVGNGNVC; encoded by the exons ATGGAAGAGCAGGTTGCTGGCCGATGCCGAGGATGTTTCAGCCTTGCTGATGTCATGTACTTCTCCAAGAAGGGCTGTGAGGCAGTTGCAGAAGATGAAGTCACTCAGCGGTTCTCCTCCGAGGAGCTGCTGTCCTGGAATCTGCTCAGCAGAACCAATGCTAACCTGCACCATACCAACTGGAAACTGGCTGCTGTGTGGGTCACTGGCATCCTATTTCGGTATTgcctcctgctgcctttccG CATCTGCTTGTCTGTTTTCAGCATCCTGTTGCTGGTGTTGGCCACTACAGTAGTGGGACAGTTTCCAAATGGCAG AGTTAAAGGCTGGCTGAGCAACCAGGTCCAGATGGTATGTGCCACCTTGGGTATCCGATGTCTGAGTGGCCTTGTTCATTTCCACAACAG GGAAAACAAACCACAGAAAGGAGGCATCTGTGTAGCCAACCACACGTCTCCATTGGATGTCCTAGTCCTGGCCAGTGATGGATGCTATTCCTTG GTTGGCCAGGTACATGGAGGGCTTATGGGACTTATTCAAAAATCCTGCATGCAAACCTCTCAGCATGTCTTGTTTGAACGCTCGGAAATGAAAGACCGTCACCTGGTGAGGAAAAG AATTAGAGAACACATTGCAGATAAGGCCAAGTTACCCATTTTAATTTTCCCAGAAG GTACCTGCATTAACAACACATCTGTAATGATGTTTAAGAAGGGAAGCTTTGAGGTAGGAGGAACCATCCATCCAGTAGCAATCAAG TATGACCCCCGCTTTGGAGATGCcttctggaacagcacaaagcaTTCCATCATGACCTATGCTTTTAATGTATTGACCAGCTGGGCTATTGTCTGCAATGTGTGGTACCTGCCACCGATGGTCAAAGAG gaagaagAAGATGCTGTTCACTTTGCTGACAGAGTCAAGGCTGTCATCGCTGCTCGGGCAGGAATGTCTGTGCTTCCTTG GGACGGGggactgaaaaggaaaaaagtcaaagAGTCTTTCAAGGAAGagcaacagaaaaaatattgtcaGATAGTAATAGAAAATGGATCTGTGGGAAACGGAAATGTTTGTTAA